A stretch of the Chitiniphilus purpureus genome encodes the following:
- a CDS encoding NAD(P)H-dependent oxidoreductase yields MGKNVLILNGNPKPDSFCRSLALQYLAGAQEAGHAVRLVHIADFQKPGGRGAVAQDISAQADLLWAEHIVFIYPNWWGTVPAALKGWLDTVLTAGFAFRFDMATNRLEGLLEGRTARLVVTMDTPKWIYRLLFSNGGITIMRRAVLGFCGVKPVRVSTFGPMYKSDPPVREKWLVQIRELGRQAA; encoded by the coding sequence ATGGGCAAGAACGTATTGATCCTCAACGGCAACCCCAAGCCCGACAGCTTCTGCCGCTCGCTGGCGCTGCAGTATCTGGCCGGCGCGCAGGAGGCGGGGCACGCCGTCAGGCTGGTCCATATCGCCGATTTCCAGAAACCGGGCGGGCGCGGCGCAGTGGCGCAGGACATCAGCGCCCAGGCCGACCTGCTGTGGGCCGAGCATATCGTGTTCATCTATCCCAACTGGTGGGGAACGGTGCCCGCCGCCTTGAAAGGGTGGCTGGATACCGTGCTCACCGCCGGTTTCGCCTTCCGTTTCGACATGGCGACCAACCGGCTCGAAGGGCTGCTCGAAGGCAGGACAGCGCGGCTGGTGGTCACCATGGATACCCCGAAGTGGATCTACCGGCTGCTGTTTTCCAACGGCGGCATCACCATCATGCGGCGCGCCGTCCTCGGCTTTTGCGGAGTGAAGCCGGTGCGCGTCTCCACTTTCGGTCCCATGTACAAAAGCGATCCTCCGGTACGCGAGAAATGGCTGGTCCAGATCCGGGAACTGGGCCGGCAGGCGGCGTAG